Proteins encoded within one genomic window of Spirochaeta isovalerica:
- a CDS encoding AMP-binding protein: protein MILHYQFIETAKKNKSRTAIKDRMTGATITFEKALIASLILSKKFSIYKDKYLGIMIPTSAGAMLSSIGTLMAGKIPVMINYSTGAEENCRYAQRKCGFTTIITSRALLEKIKCPLIDGMICIEDIMTGVTVVDKVAAAIRTKLPARSIINSLPATVEDDTAAILFTSGSEKDPKAVQLSHKNIGSNAIDSYSVLELTPDDVMLSGLPLFHIFGLQTNFWLPLTHGFTAVTYANPLEYKTVVSIMKREGCTAIASTPIFLSGYLRESKPGDFEKLTLIVAGADKTPDWLREGYREKHNIEIVEGYGATETSPVISVNRRNWNKPGSVGLPYPSCHVKIIDIATGEELPIGQEGKIMVSGDLVMKGYLDESQTREAITDGWYFTGDIGLLDEDGFLWHKGRLKRFVKIGGEMVSLVKTEMIIEEVLHEDIECCVVDVPDKVKGASLVCVLTHEIDKDKLIKDLADKLPPIAIPKKFLVIDEFPKMGSGKADFRTIGEMAKEKLA, encoded by the coding sequence GTGATTCTTCACTATCAGTTTATTGAAACAGCAAAGAAAAATAAAAGCCGGACAGCTATCAAAGACAGGATGACCGGAGCGACAATCACCTTTGAAAAAGCTTTAATTGCATCTCTCATATTATCCAAGAAATTCAGCATTTATAAAGATAAATATCTCGGTATTATGATCCCCACATCAGCAGGGGCCATGCTTTCGTCCATCGGAACACTTATGGCGGGAAAGATTCCCGTTATGATCAATTATTCGACGGGAGCCGAAGAAAACTGCCGCTATGCCCAGCGGAAGTGCGGTTTTACTACGATCATTACGTCAAGGGCTCTTCTTGAGAAAATAAAATGTCCCCTTATCGACGGAATGATCTGCATTGAAGATATTATGACCGGTGTAACAGTGGTCGATAAAGTCGCAGCGGCTATCAGGACCAAACTACCCGCCCGATCCATAATCAATTCTCTACCGGCGACGGTCGAAGATGATACGGCAGCTATTTTATTCACAAGCGGCAGTGAAAAAGATCCGAAAGCGGTTCAGCTTTCCCACAAAAACATAGGATCAAATGCCATAGACTCATACAGCGTACTGGAACTGACCCCTGATGATGTCATGCTATCCGGTTTACCGCTTTTTCATATTTTCGGGCTCCAGACCAATTTCTGGCTCCCTTTGACTCATGGATTTACCGCGGTTACATATGCCAACCCTCTCGAGTACAAGACAGTCGTGTCGATTATGAAACGGGAAGGTTGTACGGCTATAGCCTCAACTCCCATTTTTCTCTCCGGATATCTGCGGGAATCAAAACCGGGAGACTTTGAGAAGCTGACACTTATCGTCGCCGGTGCCGACAAGACTCCCGACTGGTTGAGAGAAGGTTACAGAGAAAAGCACAATATCGAAATAGTCGAAGGCTACGGTGCGACTGAAACAAGTCCCGTTATCAGCGTAAACCGCAGGAACTGGAATAAACCGGGCAGCGTCGGCCTTCCCTACCCGAGTTGCCATGTCAAAATCATAGATATCGCTACGGGAGAAGAGTTGCCCATCGGTCAGGAAGGGAAAATCATGGTCAGCGGAGATCTGGTCATGAAGGGGTATCTGGACGAGAGCCAGACCAGAGAGGCTATTACAGATGGATGGTATTTCACTGGAGATATAGGTCTTCTGGATGAAGACGGATTTCTATGGCATAAAGGCAGACTGAAACGATTCGTCAAAATTGGCGGTGAAATGGTTTCGCTGGTAAAAACGGAAATGATTATTGAAGAGGTCCTTCATGAAGATATCGAATGTTGTGTCGTCGATGTACCGGATAAGGTAAAAGGCGCTTCTCTTGTCTGCGTTCTGACACATGAGATTGACAAAGACAAGCTGATCAAAGACCTCGCCGATAAACTGCCCCCCATAGCCATTCCCAAAAAATTCCTCGTTATTGATGAATTCCCTAAAATGGGAAGCGGGAAAGCTGATTTCAGAACAATCGGAGAGATGGCAAAGGAAAAGCTTGCCTAG
- a CDS encoding phosphate acyltransferase: protein MTFQDLAEKLKGGQKPIIAVVAPTGENIYSALKEVEKEGICTFLLVGEEDQIEKECSLFDLNQYAVLSSGNPADDAVDAVLQGKAHVLMKGKVDTSVFMKAVLKRKDELMKSALLSHILVAETAEGKLLGVTDGGMVIDPDLQQKAAITQNAIDVFNNLGVINPKAAVLTAMERVNPSIPASLDAALLSKMAERGQISGGIVDGPLAIDLALSKRACEIKGLKGPVQGDADILVVPDMNTGNIFGKSLILCAGFPSGGMIAGASFPIIMLSRADQASEKKNSIILALAAAGV from the coding sequence ATGACATTTCAGGATCTGGCGGAAAAGCTAAAAGGCGGACAGAAACCGATTATCGCAGTGGTGGCTCCCACGGGAGAAAATATATATTCCGCATTAAAAGAAGTTGAAAAAGAGGGCATTTGCACTTTTCTCCTTGTCGGAGAAGAAGATCAGATTGAAAAGGAATGCTCACTCTTCGACTTGAATCAATACGCAGTCCTTTCTTCCGGAAATCCCGCAGATGATGCAGTTGATGCAGTTCTTCAGGGAAAAGCTCATGTTCTGATGAAGGGAAAAGTCGATACCTCGGTATTTATGAAAGCTGTGCTCAAACGCAAAGATGAGCTTATGAAAAGTGCCCTTCTTTCCCATATTCTTGTGGCGGAAACCGCTGAGGGCAAATTGCTGGGGGTAACTGACGGCGGGATGGTTATCGATCCCGATCTTCAGCAGAAAGCAGCCATTACCCAGAATGCGATTGATGTCTTCAATAATCTGGGAGTTATCAATCCGAAAGCAGCGGTTCTGACTGCAATGGAAAGGGTCAATCCGTCGATTCCCGCATCGCTTGACGCGGCTCTGCTTTCCAAAATGGCTGAAAGGGGACAGATCAGCGGCGGGATCGTAGACGGACCCCTTGCTATTGATCTTGCGCTGAGCAAAAGGGCTTGTGAAATTAAAGGTCTGAAAGGGCCCGTTCAGGGAGATGCGGATATACTCGTCGTTCCCGATATGAATACAGGTAATATTTTTGGAAAGAGCCTTATCCTTTGCGCCGGATTCCCTTCCGGAGGAATGATAGCCGGAGCGTCATTTCCCATAATCATGTTATCCCGTGCGGATCAGGCCAGCGAAAAGAAAAACTCCATAATTCTGGCATTGGCTGCAGCAGGAGTCTGA
- the buk gene encoding butyrate kinase, which yields MKKILVVNPGSTSTKVALYESGKAGNVKEIASRSITHSRAELDNFETTAAQEAYRADTVAQFLKENNVNELHCCAGRGAPVKALDAGSYGINDIMLNDLRTEKYSNHPSNLGALIAHSVAEQFNCPSLICDPVSVDQFEPYARYSGLPGINRRSRLHALNIRAMARHYGESIGKPLDELNLVVAHLGGGISIVPMKKGRMIDTNDANDGGPFSPQRAGTLPSTLLVKLCFSGEYGSAAELNNVLTKNAGLLAYLGTDDGREIEKRISEGDAEAEEIYHAMTYQIGREIGSAAAALKGEVDAVILTGGLSYAPLCTKWITEYVDWIAPVVVKAGEHELTALAEAGSRYIFGTEELKEY from the coding sequence GTGAAAAAGATACTTGTTGTAAACCCCGGTTCCACATCGACTAAAGTCGCTTTATACGAGAGTGGGAAAGCCGGAAATGTGAAGGAAATCGCTTCCAGGTCGATCACCCACAGCCGTGCTGAGCTGGATAACTTCGAGACTACGGCAGCTCAGGAAGCATATCGCGCTGATACTGTTGCTCAATTTTTAAAAGAGAACAATGTCAATGAGCTGCATTGCTGTGCTGGAAGAGGGGCTCCCGTTAAAGCTCTCGATGCCGGAAGTTATGGCATAAACGACATTATGCTGAATGACTTGAGAACTGAGAAATATTCAAACCATCCATCGAATCTCGGAGCTCTTATCGCTCATTCTGTAGCAGAACAATTCAACTGTCCCTCATTGATTTGCGATCCTGTCTCTGTCGATCAATTCGAACCCTATGCCCGATATTCCGGGTTGCCCGGCATAAATCGGCGGAGCCGCCTCCATGCTTTGAACATAAGAGCTATGGCAAGACATTACGGAGAATCCATCGGCAAACCTCTGGATGAACTGAATCTCGTAGTGGCCCATCTGGGCGGAGGAATTTCTATTGTCCCGATGAAAAAGGGAAGAATGATTGATACCAACGACGCAAATGATGGCGGTCCCTTTTCTCCGCAGAGAGCCGGAACCCTTCCATCGACACTGCTCGTAAAGCTCTGTTTTTCAGGTGAATACGGGTCAGCTGCTGAACTAAATAATGTACTGACAAAAAATGCCGGTCTGCTGGCCTATCTCGGAACAGATGACGGCCGTGAAATAGAAAAACGTATTTCTGAAGGAGATGCTGAAGCTGAAGAAATTTATCATGCCATGACCTATCAGATCGGCAGGGAAATAGGAAGCGCTGCGGCGGCTCTTAAAGGAGAAGTCGACGCCGTTATCCTGACCGGCGGGTTATCTTATGCGCCTCTGTGTACAAAGTGGATAACCGAGTATGTAGATTGGATTGCGCCTGTAGTCGTAAAGGCTGGCGAGCATGAGTTAACAGCTCTGGCTGAAGCGGGAAGCCGCTATATCTTCGGAACGGAAGAACTAAAGGAGT
- a CDS encoding thiamine pyrophosphate-dependent enzyme, whose product MSEMVLLGDEAVAQGAIDAGLSIAYGYPGTPSTEIVEYLQEWKRKEDESLIASWCSNEKTAYEAAVAVSMMGKRALVTMKHVGLNVAADAFMNSVGYTIHGGLVLAVADDPGMHSSQNEQDSRYYADFARTICLEPRNQQEAYEMTKDAFELSEKLHLPVLLKLTTRISHSRAVIKRGEVRPKNEFNPSKDRSHWTNLPFLSRQNYEDLWQQRPVLAEISEKSDYNPLILNGNNRDVAVITTGLAYNYYKEAERDLENKPSHLHISFYPMPEDKIRELAGSAKRVIVIEEGYPFVERFLKGILPQAVQVDGKLNDVIPHLGEITPDICRKAMGLEAFEKAEIPEIEMPGRPPQLCKGCPHTDSYKALNEVMGEYENPVVTSDIGCYTLGYFAPHNAIHSCLDMGAAVTMARGAAEAGAHPVVGVIGDSTFMHTGIQGLVDMLSAGNKVTLMILDNSITAMTGMQQTIVESSGIINVVKGCGVSPEHVRTIIPLPKHHEENVKIIREEVEYNGVSVIIAQRACIHVVKRKYAKG is encoded by the coding sequence ATGAGTGAAATGGTATTGCTTGGAGATGAGGCGGTTGCCCAGGGGGCTATAGATGCCGGCTTGTCGATCGCCTATGGTTATCCCGGAACTCCTTCGACAGAAATTGTCGAATATCTTCAGGAATGGAAACGGAAAGAGGATGAATCTTTAATCGCTTCCTGGTGTTCCAATGAAAAAACAGCTTACGAAGCAGCTGTCGCCGTATCCATGATGGGTAAAAGAGCTCTGGTCACTATGAAGCATGTAGGTTTGAATGTCGCGGCTGATGCCTTTATGAATTCAGTCGGATATACTATCCACGGAGGGCTTGTTCTCGCTGTTGCTGACGATCCGGGAATGCATTCATCACAGAATGAACAGGATTCCCGTTATTACGCCGATTTCGCCAGAACCATATGTCTTGAACCGAGAAATCAGCAGGAAGCCTATGAAATGACTAAGGATGCTTTCGAACTTTCCGAAAAATTGCATCTGCCGGTTCTTCTTAAATTAACAACAAGAATATCCCATTCAAGAGCGGTTATAAAAAGGGGAGAAGTCAGGCCCAAAAACGAATTCAACCCGTCAAAGGATCGTTCGCATTGGACCAACCTTCCATTTTTAAGCCGTCAAAACTATGAAGATCTCTGGCAGCAGAGACCTGTGCTGGCAGAAATTTCCGAAAAGAGCGATTACAATCCTCTTATCCTTAACGGGAACAATAGAGATGTTGCCGTTATTACGACAGGTCTTGCATATAACTATTACAAGGAAGCTGAAAGAGACCTTGAGAATAAGCCTTCCCATCTCCATATCAGTTTTTACCCCATGCCTGAAGACAAAATCAGGGAGCTGGCAGGTTCTGCAAAAAGGGTCATTGTTATCGAGGAGGGGTATCCCTTCGTAGAGAGATTTCTGAAGGGCATATTGCCTCAGGCCGTTCAGGTTGATGGTAAGCTCAATGATGTCATTCCTCACCTGGGGGAGATCACTCCTGATATCTGCCGTAAAGCCATGGGACTCGAGGCTTTTGAAAAAGCGGAAATTCCGGAAATTGAAATGCCGGGGCGTCCTCCCCAGCTCTGCAAAGGATGCCCTCATACAGACAGCTATAAAGCTCTTAACGAAGTTATGGGTGAATATGAGAATCCTGTTGTTACCTCTGATATCGGATGCTATACCCTTGGTTATTTCGCACCCCATAACGCCATTCACAGCTGTCTGGATATGGGTGCGGCTGTTACCATGGCAAGAGGCGCCGCTGAAGCCGGAGCCCATCCCGTAGTTGGTGTTATCGGAGACAGTACCTTTATGCACACAGGTATTCAGGGACTGGTCGATATGCTCTCGGCCGGAAATAAAGTCACTCTCATGATTCTCGATAACAGTATTACTGCCATGACGGGAATGCAGCAGACTATAGTCGAATCTTCAGGAATCATTAATGTGGTAAAGGGATGCGGTGTCAGTCCGGAACATGTCAGAACGATTATTCCGCTTCCGAAACACCACGAAGAGAATGTTAAAATAATCCGTGAGGAAGTTGAATATAATGGTGTTTCGGTAATCATTGCTCAGAGAGCCTGTATTCATGTAGTTAAAAGAAAATACGCTAAGGGGTAA
- a CDS encoding HAMP domain-containing sensor histidine kinase — MATIYPLKGKMKQSFNLKTMFTLFLAAPFIVLIVMIFIFMGIAESRNSSSGPLEAPKYLLYPLTYIIEHDFKPPTDPKGVILILDSAGKVIYSQTDIGDGIDIDKEDTASMLAQIVLKGSTNMSISHYKYNDEPYFCFFDNAMFPAIYKQQMRVGISLFIIIISILGLVFGQISTVIINSSIKKLIDASDRIAEGNLEESINLKYDNEFVHVANAIDRMRVELKEKRNVEQRFVMSVTHDLKTPLTSIQGYLEALSDGVITNRDEVASTVELMQKKASLLDSRINELLDYSRSRTAGWRENWKEINMSTWLQDISSMFRNDASLCGRNYLEKINIDEDTILKGDDKLLSRAFENLFDNACRYTEPGDYIIFSADQREKAECTQIELVFEDSGSGISEENLDKIFELFYRNDRGRNSRGMGIGLASVQTIINDHGGTIQCSNSESGGARFTVILEV; from the coding sequence ATGGCTACTATTTATCCGCTGAAGGGGAAAATGAAACAATCCTTTAATCTTAAAACAATGTTCACGCTTTTTCTGGCCGCTCCTTTTATCGTCCTGATCGTAATGATCTTTATTTTTATGGGAATTGCCGAAAGCCGTAACAGCAGTTCAGGCCCTCTCGAAGCACCGAAGTATTTATTATATCCCCTGACATATATTATTGAACACGATTTCAAACCGCCGACTGATCCGAAAGGTGTCATCCTGATACTGGACAGCGCGGGGAAAGTTATCTATTCCCAGACCGATATAGGTGATGGCATCGATATAGATAAAGAGGATACGGCAAGTATGCTGGCACAGATTGTCCTCAAGGGATCTACAAATATGAGTATTTCCCATTACAAATACAACGATGAACCGTATTTCTGTTTTTTTGATAACGCCATGTTTCCTGCCATCTATAAACAGCAGATGCGCGTAGGGATCTCTTTATTTATAATTATAATATCTATTCTCGGACTGGTTTTCGGACAGATCTCCACCGTGATTATCAACAGTTCCATCAAGAAGCTCATTGACGCTTCGGACCGGATAGCCGAAGGAAATCTGGAAGAAAGCATCAACTTGAAATATGACAATGAATTCGTTCATGTCGCAAACGCCATAGACAGAATGAGGGTTGAGCTAAAGGAAAAAAGGAACGTGGAACAGAGGTTTGTCATGTCAGTGACACATGATCTTAAAACGCCTTTGACCTCTATACAGGGATATCTGGAAGCTTTATCCGATGGAGTTATTACGAACAGGGACGAAGTGGCCTCCACAGTTGAGCTGATGCAGAAAAAAGCCTCTCTTCTCGATAGCCGTATCAATGAACTTCTGGATTACAGCAGAAGCAGAACAGCGGGCTGGAGGGAAAACTGGAAAGAAATCAATATGTCGACATGGCTGCAAGACATCTCCTCGATGTTCCGCAATGATGCAAGCCTCTGTGGCAGGAACTATCTTGAAAAGATAAATATCGATGAGGATACAATCCTTAAAGGCGATGATAAACTTCTCTCCAGAGCTTTCGAAAATCTCTTTGATAATGCCTGCAGATATACTGAACCGGGAGACTACATCATTTTTTCCGCAGATCAGAGGGAGAAAGCAGAGTGCACTCAAATAGAACTTGTATTTGAGGATTCCGGTTCGGGAATAAGCGAAGAAAACCTGGATAAGATATTCGAACTGTTTTATAGAAATGACCGCGGCCGTAACAGCCGCGGCATGGGTATCGGACTCGCATCTGTACAGACAATAATTAATGATCACGGCGGAACGATACAATGTTCAAACAGCGAATCCGGAGGAGCCAGATTCACTGTTATCCTGGAAGTCTGA
- a CDS encoding indolepyruvate oxidoreductase subunit beta — MTYNIVLCGVGGQGVLSVAAIIARGAMMEGLQVKQAEVHGMSQRGGAVIATMRISSEEIFSDLISEGQADMILSMEPLESIRHISYLRKGGQLITGKEPFINIPEYPEQDKLYSVIDSIPGSMIIDTKNLAVEAGSQRAQNMVLVGSASKVLPIKEETFLKAIENVFTRKGEEIVTINKKAFVLGRNS, encoded by the coding sequence ATGACATACAATATTGTTTTATGCGGAGTAGGCGGACAGGGCGTTCTTTCTGTCGCCGCCATAATTGCCAGGGGAGCCATGATGGAAGGTCTTCAGGTTAAACAGGCAGAAGTCCATGGAATGTCCCAGAGAGGCGGAGCTGTCATAGCGACTATGCGGATTTCATCGGAGGAAATTTTCAGTGATCTCATATCCGAAGGTCAGGCTGATATGATTCTCTCCATGGAACCTCTCGAATCAATCCGCCATATTTCTTATCTGAGAAAAGGCGGCCAGTTGATTACCGGTAAAGAACCTTTTATTAATATTCCCGAATATCCGGAGCAGGATAAGCTCTATTCCGTGATTGACTCCATACCGGGCTCGATGATCATCGATACAAAAAACCTGGCTGTGGAAGCGGGTTCGCAGAGAGCACAGAATATGGTTCTTGTCGGATCCGCTTCAAAAGTTCTGCCTATAAAAGAGGAGACTTTTCTCAAAGCAATCGAAAATGTTTTCACCAGGAAAGGTGAGGAAATCGTTACAATTAATAAAAAAGCATTCGTATTGGGAAGGAACTCATAG
- a CDS encoding response regulator transcription factor, whose product MHAKVLIIEDEEDIARLIAMYLKRDGIDSDWCETGEEGLQQLEKQAYDILVLDINLPGIDGFETLRKIRKDNNIPVLILSARREDADMLIGFGGGADDYVTKPFSPGVLTARIRAHLNRIAAESSGRETLFQFGEIVFDPAHYILKKGEERIDLSRREMDLLLYLTRNRGRVFSKEQIYKEVWGNEYGDISTVTVHMQRLRKKIEINPAEPQFLMTKYGYGYYLSAEGENETIL is encoded by the coding sequence ATGCACGCAAAAGTATTGATCATAGAAGACGAAGAGGACATTGCCCGGCTCATAGCCATGTATCTCAAAAGAGACGGGATCGACTCCGACTGGTGCGAAACCGGAGAAGAAGGACTTCAGCAGTTAGAGAAACAGGCTTATGACATATTGGTTCTCGATATCAATCTGCCGGGAATCGACGGATTTGAAACTCTCAGAAAAATCAGAAAAGATAATAATATCCCCGTTCTCATATTATCTGCACGAAGAGAAGACGCCGATATGCTGATCGGCTTCGGAGGCGGTGCGGATGATTATGTGACAAAACCTTTCAGTCCCGGGGTTCTTACCGCCAGAATAAGAGCCCACCTCAATAGAATCGCTGCTGAAAGCAGTGGCCGCGAAACGCTTTTTCAGTTCGGTGAAATCGTTTTCGATCCCGCCCACTACATCCTTAAAAAGGGGGAAGAGAGGATAGACCTTTCGAGAAGGGAAATGGATCTGCTTCTCTATCTGACCAGAAACAGAGGGCGGGTTTTTTCCAAAGAGCAGATCTACAAAGAAGTCTGGGGGAATGAATACGGCGATATTTCTACTGTAACGGTTCATATGCAGAGATTGAGAAAAAAAATAGAAATCAATCCTGCCGAACCACAGTTTCTCATGACAAAATACGGTTATGGCTACTATTTATCCGCTGAAGGGGAAAATGAAACAATCCTTTAA